The nucleotide sequence GACAGCTTGAGTCTGCAATGAAAAAACTCCAttaagacaggaagaaaggaagaattgtgGTTCATTCTCTGCAGGGGTTCTCAGAAATAGTGCCTTGTAACAGTCTTCTGGGTGGTATGCAATGCTGGACCAAAATAGAAGGCCAATGAGAATGTGACAGTTTTGCAGGGAGAGGTAGCCAGTGGtctgaaaaaactggaaaactgGGGCAGgcagaagtgacttgaccagggtcatgaagctagtaagggtctgcagcaggattcaaactcaaatcctgCTGACTCCCTACACTAGAATTCTAACCCCtcccccatgctgcctctctaaagAAATCCGAGGGATCATGATCTATGTCAGTGAATGGAGGACCCAGATGGGCAAAATCACAAACCCCTGAAGGTCCAGGACACCTAAGTAGAGTCTATGGATGGGTAAGGGACTGACACCCATTAGCCCTGACAGTTACattcatctttcttttaaaaggaaTAAGGAAATCATAGCATGGTTATGATAATTAATATAGTCATCATCATTATAAACATTTACCTATGACTTTAAGGTATGGAGAGAGTTTTACACATTATTCATCTGAGTCTCCTAACTCCATGAGAGGTACAGATGGATAGAGAGGCAGACTGAGGCTAGATGTCACACCCCTAGTGTCTGAGATATAATctgcactcaggtcttcttggctctgggtCCAATCCATTGTACGATCTAGAGGCCTCACTAAATAATTCTATATGTGGAAGCAAAGTTATTGGTGTGGCAGGTCACTGTAGGCCGGGGGTTCTTTACTGGGGGTTCATGGAGAGATTTTAGGGAATCTGGGCacttgggaaaaaaatcacattttttccccaacctctaactgaaatttagcatttccttcgattatgaatttttaaaaagcacattatTTGTGTTATGGtgtccagaggcttcaccagatgaCCGGCACAAAAAGGTTCCAGTAGCCCCGCTGTAGACATGACCTTCGGCAGAAAAAAGATGCTGGGATTCCCTATAAGCCCCCAGAGCCATGgcaggtgggaaggggagagaagtgcCAGATGCTGATCCCAACAACTTGCACACGGCCCTTGGGGccacacgggggggggggggggggggggggaggtgccgcgGGGGATGCCTTCCAGCTGATGGTCAAAGGAGATCCTGGCGAGGGGGTGGAGCGTGCCAGGACTTGTGAGCCCCCCACATTCTTGTAAGCACccgcacacacacccctacctcccaccccctaccccccgcATCTCCTGGAAATACCTTCACTTGCCCAAAACACCAGCcctgaaaataaacaaatggTCAACTTGATGTTGACTCTAGGTGGAAAGTGAAATGCGCTAAGTGGTGTTTGGCAAAGGTCCCAAACCCATTTCCCAGCCCCACAAACCGCTCCACCGGGGGGAGGGGCCAGCCTCCCTGACCCCTGTTATCATCAGTTTGTATCAAAGAAAGTTCAGATGCTAAATCTGATGGATCTCTTTTGAGGAAGGCAGCCCAAGGCCTGGGACTGCTGGAAAGGAGCCGCGCCCAGGACCCCCCAGTGTGTGGAGCTCTTGGTCTATAGGGCATCCCAGGAGTCCGCTCCTTTCCAGCAGACTCTGACCGCAGCACAGTGGAGCAGaggcaggagtggggagagagaaagctaGCTGGCATGGGAGCCAGGAAGGCTGGGGGGCTGCCTCTGATGCAGCCTGGATGGGGGACCCCGCCGGGTCAGCTGCTGAGGCTCCTTTCCAAGACAGAGTTgaggtgctgacctacattggtagagagagtttctctGTCTGGGATTCCTCTATGTCAgcgaaatcccaggtccagtcaCCCTTCGGCCGCACCCACCTCCCTGAAGATCTCAGTGAGCGCCTCAGAGCAGTCCCCATAATGGATCTTCATTCTGGGGGTGTAGGAGCTGAGGCTCACACAGCCCCCCGGCTTCAGAACGCGATCAACTTCTCTCATGAAGGGCTTGATGTCAAACCAGTGGGCGGCCGTGAAGGCCGTGAGCAGGTCCACGGAGCCATCGGCCACCGGGAGAGCTTCTGCCGGGGATACGCTGCAGAAAGAGGAGGCCAGTGACCATTGCAGGCCAGGAAGGGAGCAGtccctctgtccctgtctctctgtcacacacacacacacacacacacacacacacacacacacacacacgagtcaGCAATCATTATGCTCTGATCCAGGGACACTGACCTCATGACACTCCCATTTCCCACCTCCGGGCATTTGTCCTGGCTGTCCACCAAGTTCGCAACCTTCTCcagcctcatctctgcctctgggcttccctggtttccttcaagtctcagctaaaatcccactttctacaggaagcctctttccatccccttaattctagtgtttctcctctgttaattatttcttgtttatcctGTCTATGGCTTGTTTGTAAATACTCATTGCATGTTGCTTCCCTTAGActctgagcttcttgagggcaggatctgtctttggcctttctctgtatccctaagattaacactgtgcctggcatatagtaggtgcttcataaatgtttattgactgagttcCCTATAATTCTATCACTCCAATTCAGGAGCTTCTTCTCACCCCCTAAAAGAGTAAAGAACACTGGCCCAGAGACAGAAAAGGTGGGtatgtttcagtttctttatctttgaaTGGAGGGGATTGGACTATGACCCCCAAGGTCGCTTGGGTTTTAGCAAATATTTCCAGCCAAACTTACCAGTAAGAAACTTGAGAGGGGCTGTGTGTTTGCTTGGCCTGCTGAATCTGAGCCTCACTGATGTCCGTCCCCAGGACCCTGGCAAAGTGAGGGGCCAGGACCTGGGTGCTCTGACCCGATCCACAGCCGACATCCACCGCCAGGTCATAGGGTTTGCCTTTCTGAGGAAAGAGAGGGCGTCGGTCCCAGCCTAGCCTCACAGGAATAGGGGCCAACGAAGAGGTGCAAGGGAAGGGGCATCATGGCGGACAGAGGAGTTAGGGAGCAAcgagagagggaggaaagcatGGGGTAATGTCTGCCCTCTGACATTCCCTTCCACCCAGCCTCTAGACATCTTGTAGGTAAGGACTCGTCTcccctccctgagggcagggaccatgcttctgcctttgtacccccagcactcagcaccacgcctggcacatagcacttaaCAGATCCCTGTTGACCCACTGCTCTAAGATGGAAGGATGTGGAATTAGGGTCTGAGCGCTGGCCGACCCCGAAGGCCCACGGCGGGAACAACAAAGGGCCGACAGCAGAACAGTAAGGGCAGCCTTGGTGTGGCAGAGATAGTGCTTGAGCTGGAATCagagtgggagaggaaagaagcatttatacgACGCCTGCTGCATCcgagcgctttacaaatattatcccatttcatcttcacaacaaccctgggagacaagtgctatcatccccattttacactttaggaaactgaggcaaacggaggctAAGTGATTTTATTCCCAGCCAGGaggcgtctgaggctggatttgaactcagatcttctctactccaggcccagcattctatcccctgtgccacccagctgcctaaccCAGGAGAGAACTGGGTTTGAGCCACGTACTATGAGCCTCAGGTTTCCATCCCCCAAATGCAGCTAACGATTCTCGTAGCATCTCCTTTatgaggctgttgtgaggattgtgCTTTGAAAATACTGAGTGAAAGCCGAAGACAAggaagggtgggggtggagttcaCCAGATGAGCACAGCTGCCCCCCCCCACAAGAAAGGGGGTAAAAATTCTTTGATCTTTAAGCTTTGTTCTCCACTCACTTTGCCCTTATCCCCTAAAGCATTTTTCTTATACGGTAGCTGGTTGGAACAACTGTGCATTACATCTAAAACTTCTTACCTTTTCTTCTAAATAGGAGAAAATGATGTTAAGGAGCTCGTCTGGGGGAGGGAACCTGTGCTTCTGATAAATGGCAGCATGATCTTTCCCCTCAAACAGCTGGGCAGACATGGCTAGAAGAGGAAACAGCGCTGGTTCAGCCACCGATCACCCCGACTAGAATTCGTCATTAGTGTTTGCCTACTGACGTTGGTTATTTTATGTCAACCCAGGGAACTTCCGCAGATGGGGAAATGGGATTAACTCATGGAATCTGGCGGTGTTTGGCATGGGGAGAACACAATTCCAATGAACAAGATCAACAACCTCATTCCCATCCAACGGGCCATCATCTCAGAAGCACTGAATGTCGATACGCCCTTACCCAATTTACTTTGAAGCGCTCTACCAGATAAGCTCTTCCTTACATGCAGTGAAAATCTGCCTCAGAAGCTTCTCTTTGACCATCGCTGGAACTCTGCCTTCTGGGGGATAGAAGGACAGCCTAATGCCTCTTCCACAGGAGGCCCTTCAAATGTTTAAACACAGCAATCGTGTTCCTATTCCAAATTCACTTTCTGTTCCCTCAGCTGGTCCTCACAAGGCACGTTCTTCAGTCTTCTTACCATCCCGAGCACCTTCTGCAACATATGCTTGCGTTTTGCTATATTCTTCATCGAACAAGGTGCCCAGAGCATGTAGCCCAAGTTCAAAGACTAAAAGTTTCCAAAATAATTTGTAGTACTAATTATTGTAATAGAAAAAATCATAGCAGAGAAATTACCAGACAAATTATGACCCGTTAATATAATGGATATTAGAGTactgaaataatgaatgaaaactTCAGAAAAGCAGGGGATACTTGTATGAACTGTTGTAGAGTGACCTAGAAGCAGGAGAACAGTGGGTACAACGATGATGACGACTTTGGTTACCACGATTCCCAAATGTACACATcagcccttctccctctcctgagCTCATCTCATCTCCATTTAATGCTTATTGCCTCCGTATTGAGCTTGGGATGCCTGAAGGACAGCTCCACCTTGTTGTACCATAAACACCCCAAGCTCAATAGTCAGctggtcaataaacattcattaagagcctactgtgatCCAAGCACTATattaagcagtggggatacaaatatatattagaggaaaaaaaaaggacagtccctgtgcttgaggagattacaatctaacaGGAAGACAATGCACAAAGGAAAGCTAAAAAGGGAGGAGCTAGTGCCTGATgcaggggcatgatggagaagtaaGAGAAATCCCAAAGTAATACAGTCAGGTGAGAAATATCCCAAACGGAATTCCTCATTTTTCATCTTAAACGAAAACCTTCTCCcgactttcctatttctgtccagCGTTCTACTAAGGGAGGGAGACGTGGGGGGAGTGACTGTGGTTTGGGATGAAAAAAGATactaacaaaaatttaaaaaacaattattcCCAGAAATGGACCTAATGGCCCAGAACCCGGCCTGTGTGTCCTGTCACAGGGCTAGGTGTGACCAGCTTTGAGAAcagaaggaatatttttttttccttgttctacCTACTGTAGCTCTTAACGCAGCCCTGAATAGCATTCATCTTTCTCTTCCAGGTCCGCTTCCACAGTTCACTTCTTTTGAGGTTGTAGTCACAAAAtcccccaaatatttttttttctgtgagaaCTGCCTTCTCATAGCTcacaaatctagagctggaaggaacttcagatatCCCTTcctccaactgcttcattttacagatggggaaaccaagaccCTTGGAGGCTAAGTGTCcagcctagagtcacacaggtaataaatgtcagaggggaGATTTGAGCCCAAATCCTCAGACACCAGGACCAGAATTCTTTCTAATCTCTCCATCCTATATTTGTACAGTtgaatttttttaacccaaaaaGTTGACATTGACCCTTATTCATTTTGTCTTACCTGAGTCAGCCCATCAGTCTAAGCTGTTGAAAATTTTGGTGTGTTATCCAGCTGGTAGTGATCTTGTAGTAGGATTCAAATGTGCATATCTGAGTCATTGATTTAAAGAACTACATAGCATAGAGCCAAGGTGACCTCCCCAGGGCACTCTACAGAGCCAAGTAAATCTCAACGCATCATCATCTGCTCTTTAGGTCTTGGATTCAGAACTACTGGATGGCTCCTAACAACTATTGCTTgtatctctcctctctgtccaCAAGGACagcatttaattcaataaacattcattaaggacctactgtgtgcaagacactagagatgcagaaagagaaatcaaaatagCCCCTGTCATTAGGGAGCTTAAATTCTCCTGGGGGATACAACAAGTAGCCAAAGATGGACACTACAGAGAAAATAGAtggaggagtggggaagaggtCAGCGAAGGCTTCAAGGGTGTTGATACCTGAGCCAATGAGAGGCaaagaggagggagtgcattccaggcactggggaatggcttgtgcaAAACCTTAAGTAATACTTCACTGAAATTCGTGTCAATCAACagacaagcattgattaaatgtctactatatgccaggtactccactagctaagtgctagggatccaAAACCGAAATGAAAAgcgtcctgccttcaaggagtttccattctatcaAGTCCAAAAGCAATGTGAAAAATTCCAAAGGGCAAGCATGGTcctgaggagagaaaggagaagatgcCCCTCACTCCATGGCTGTAGAACATTGCATGTATTTTCAGATTTGTTACGTATTGCTTGATTTTgtcaaatttttttcctcctcttccttttttcttgaagaaagaTATTCTTGGTTATAAAGGGTTGGCGCtctgggaagagggaaaggagggataggggatgagggtggggtcaaaacaaaagacagaaataaaaatttggcttttagaaaagggggaaactaggtggtatagtacaCAGAGAGCTGGGccatggagtctggaagacccgagttcaaattcagcctcagacactttttagctgtaccctgggcaagtcacttaaccctgtttgcctcagtttcctcacctgtaaaatgaactggagaaggaaatggcaagccactccagtatctctaccaagaaaaccccaaatggggtcatgaagagtcggacaggactgaacaacaaaaaagagaaaaacatgtaCACAAGGAAATAGTACAAAGAGATTTAGGGAGGTCAGGGGAGGGCGTGGTCAGGAACAGCCTCCAATAAGAGGTGATActtgagctgagctctgaagggaGGAAGTCAGAGACTCTGtgagttctaggagaggaggaagaacattccaggcaggggTGGAGCAGGTTGGGCTGTGGTGGTGCCAGGGTAAGCACAGGCATGAGATAAGATATGTTGTGGACAAAGAGCAAGTTAGGGGCAGGAGGGACTTAGTTAGTCCCAAACACTTCCCTCTTCTGATCCCCATCTACTGATCACGCCATTTCCACttcatctcatctcatcctctgcctttGGAGGCATACAATTATCCAACCATCAAAACCTCAACtaggaagatggcggctggaaagcagggattagcatgagctccccgccaagtccctccaaaaacctacaaaaatggctctgaaccaattctagaactgcagaacccacaaaatagcagagggaagcagggctccagcccaggacagcctggatggtctctgggtgaagtctatcccgcacagagctgggagcagaggggagccgagGGGAGCCAAGCCCAGCCGAGCCCAGCGTGAatggtgtggaccaaccagaccaggagctgggcggagtgtgccctagcgtcctgaatcagtgagctgcagcagttagacttctcaacccacaaacaccaaaaaaaccagagaaggttagtgggaaaagctgcgggagtagaaggagttcccagttcggccactgccccgggggcagcagaggtggggcagctacagaactacaactgcagttgcttccagccccaggcccacctggtgggaggaattaagtggcagatcagagcaggagtgaagagcctgctgaagatctaactccagtccgagttgggggttcttggggaaggaggagtgctggtgtggcagagctggtgcatccccccaagtgtggaacatagttctcttaactccacaagcagtcataccccactgaaaaactcaagggtcaagttagttggctgggaatatggccaggcagcaaaaacacacccagattcagtctcagactttggaagctttctttggtgacaaagaccaaaacatacagcctaaagaagtcaacaaagtcaaagagcctacaacaaaagcatccaagaaaaacatgaactggtctcaggccatggaagagctcaaaaaggatttggaaaagcaagttagagaagtagaggaaaaattgggaaaagaaatgagaagggtgtgggaaaaccatgaaaaacaagtcaatgacttgctaaaggagacccaaaaaaatactgaaaaatatactgaagaaaacaacaccttaaaaaatagactaactcaaatggcaaaagagctccaaaaagccaatgaggagaagaatgccttgaaaggcagaattagtcaaatggaaaaggaggtccaaaagaccactgaagaaaacactaccttaaaaattagattggagcaagtggaagctagtgactttatgagaaatcaagatattataaaacagaaccaaaggaatgaaaaaatggaagataatgtgaaatatctcattggaaaaaccactgacctggaaaatagatccaggagagataatttaaaaattattggactacctgaaagccatgatcaaaaaaagagcctagatatcatctttcaagaaattatcaaggagaactgccctgatattctagagccacagggcaaaatagaaattgaaagaatccacatacTGGAAAGAATCCACACACTGGAAAGAATCCACATTTTCCATACTttggtaggcaaaatgggctccttagcacttaagctcaaatagatcccaaaaagaaatctcctaagaatgttgttgccaaactccagagctcccaggtcaagaagaaaatacttcaagcagccaaaaagaaacaatttgagtactgtggaaacacaatcagaataatccaagatctggcagcttctacattaagagattgaagggcttggaatatgatattccagaggtcaatggagctaggattaaaaccaagaatcacctatccagcaaatctgagtatcacactccaagg is from Trichosurus vulpecula isolate mTriVul1 chromosome 7, mTriVul1.pri, whole genome shotgun sequence and encodes:
- the LOC118856980 gene encoding putative methyltransferase DDB_G0268948; translated protein: MSAQLFEGKDHAAIYQKHRFPPPDELLNIIFSYLEEKKGKPYDLAVDVGCGSGQSTQVLAPHFARVLGTDISEAQIQQAKQTHSPSQVSYCVSPAEALPVADGSVDLLTAFTAAHWFDIKPFMREVDRVLKPGGCVSLSSYTPRMKIHYGDCSEALTEIFRETQAVLNKYANEKLHVLLSEYQEILDLVPFPDKKRVTFQGSGISFTVAGLMGFLQSFSMFQTFKNAQPEAAEALLHQTRSRFLETMKVSSLETPLAITLEYICVLACKMPKEKVAP